The genome window GCGTCCATCAGCTCCCCCAGGCGGGCGAGGATCCGCGCCCGGGTCAGGCCCCGCGCCCGCGCCTCCTCCAGGAGGCGGCGCGCCCGCCGCTCCCACTCCGCGGGAAACTCCCCGGGCTCGCCCGAGGAAGCCGGGCGGCGGACGACGGCACCGCCGCGGCCGCGGACGCGGAGGAAGCCCTGCTGCCGCAGCAGGTCGTAGGCGCGGTGGACGGTGTGCACGTTGACACCCAGGTCGGCGGCCAGCTGGCGGATGGAGGGCAGCCGCTCGCC of Bacillota bacterium contains these proteins:
- a CDS encoding GntR family transcriptional regulator; this translates as MLLKIDLESERPIYLQIRDQVVAAIARGELAEGERLPSIRQLAADLGVNVHTVHRAYDLLRQQGFLRVRGRGGAVVRRPASSGEPGEFPAEWERRARRLLEEARARGLTRARILARLGELMDA